A region of Ochrobactrum quorumnocens DNA encodes the following proteins:
- the gloB gene encoding hydroxyacylglutathione hydrolase, protein MPQIDKRLDIEQFICRSDNYGVLIHDPESALTAAIDAPDANAIEAALKRRGWALDFIFTTHHHLDHVEGNEQLKAKFGVSIIGPKAEESKIPGIDRTVADGDEFTFGLFKVQVISTPGHTSGEISFYLPEAKVVFTGDTLFALGCGRLFEGTPATMFRSLQKLVALPGDTAVYCGHEYTESNARFALTIDPDNSALKERAQGIARLRAADKMTLPSSIALEMATNPFLRWHDGYIRSRLGMQEATDEAVFAEIRKRKDLF, encoded by the coding sequence ATGCCCCAGATCGACAAAAGGCTCGATATCGAGCAATTCATCTGCCGTAGCGATAATTATGGCGTTCTCATTCATGATCCTGAAAGCGCCCTGACGGCGGCGATCGATGCGCCCGACGCAAATGCCATCGAAGCGGCGCTTAAGCGCCGTGGCTGGGCGCTGGACTTCATCTTCACGACCCACCACCACCTCGACCATGTCGAAGGCAATGAGCAGCTGAAAGCCAAATTCGGCGTCAGCATCATTGGTCCGAAGGCCGAGGAAAGCAAAATCCCCGGCATTGATCGCACCGTTGCGGATGGGGATGAATTTACCTTCGGTCTGTTCAAGGTTCAGGTTATTTCGACACCCGGACATACGTCCGGTGAGATTTCATTCTATCTGCCGGAAGCGAAAGTAGTGTTCACTGGCGACACGCTTTTTGCGCTGGGCTGCGGACGGTTGTTTGAAGGGACGCCTGCAACCATGTTCCGGTCGTTGCAAAAGCTCGTCGCTCTGCCCGGTGACACGGCGGTTTATTGCGGCCATGAATATACCGAAAGCAATGCCCGCTTTGCATTGACTATCGACCCGGATAATTCAGCGCTCAAAGAGCGGGCACAGGGTATTGCGCGGTTGCGTGCGGCAGATAAGATGACCCTGCCTTCCAGCATAGCGCTCGAAATGGCAACAAATCCATTCCTGCGCTGGCACGACGGCTATATCCGCTCACGTCTTGGTATGCAGGAAGCTACCGATGAAGCGGTTTTTGCAGAAATCCGTAAGCGTAAAGATCTATTTTAG
- a CDS encoding DUF3108 domain-containing protein gives MINQSHFFKPIESKLIRNGAKRRALALLTGLTIASVAAVGTAKADALYRTEYEISMFGLSIARSAIETIVKGANYGVNGRFKTSGIARVFDDTDGTVYVGGSSAPGKVTPSAFDLAYKHGRKNKSTKIRFAGGNVTSAENLPPVKKRDPWVETTPNDLVNVSDPLSALMIPTRDPKAVCNRTLSVFDGQTRADIRLDFNGTESFTTEGFTGESVICSAKFTPISGYQKGKKAIDYLSTRSKITISFASLGDSGIYAPVVARIGTQLGTLKIEATRFEKIR, from the coding sequence ATGATCAATCAATCGCATTTCTTCAAGCCGATTGAGAGCAAGTTGATCAGGAATGGGGCAAAGCGGCGGGCACTTGCACTTCTAACCGGATTGACGATTGCGAGTGTGGCCGCGGTGGGAACCGCAAAAGCAGACGCTTTATACCGAACCGAATATGAAATCTCGATGTTTGGCCTTTCCATCGCGCGCTCAGCGATTGAAACCATTGTCAAAGGCGCCAATTACGGCGTCAATGGTCGCTTCAAGACATCTGGTATTGCCCGCGTTTTCGACGATACGGACGGGACGGTCTATGTGGGCGGCAGTTCTGCCCCCGGTAAGGTAACACCCTCGGCCTTCGATCTTGCCTATAAGCATGGACGAAAGAACAAGAGCACAAAGATACGTTTTGCAGGTGGCAACGTAACAAGCGCTGAAAATTTGCCACCAGTGAAAAAGCGCGATCCCTGGGTGGAGACAACTCCAAACGATCTGGTCAATGTGAGCGATCCGCTAAGCGCACTTATGATTCCGACCCGAGACCCAAAAGCTGTTTGTAATCGCACACTGAGTGTCTTTGATGGTCAGACTCGTGCCGATATCCGATTGGATTTCAATGGCACTGAATCCTTCACTACCGAAGGCTTCACCGGCGAATCGGTCATCTGTTCGGCCAAGTTCACACCAATCTCGGGCTATCAAAAGGGCAAGAAGGCGATTGATTATCTGAGCACCCGCAGCAAGATCACGATCTCCTTTGCATCGCTTGGCGATTCCGGTATCTATGCGCCCGTCGTGGCACGCATCGGCACACAGCTGGGGACACTGAAGATCGAGGCGACGCGATTTGAAAAGATAAGATAA
- the yddG gene encoding aromatic amino acid exporter YddG: MKLATLIGFSAIAMWALLALFTAGSGQVPPFQLSAMTFSVGASIGLISWLWRPNAVKHLRQPPIVWFVGVVGLFGYHFLYFTALRNAPAVDASLIAYLWPLLIVIGSALMPGERLHWYHIAGALLGLGGTVLIVSKGGGFGFEARYSFGYAMAALCALTWSSYSLLSRRFSSVPTDAVTGFCVATAVLSLICHLALEQTVWPETGMQWLCVLALGLLPVGAAFYAWDFGVKRGNIQVLGAASYAAPLLSTLVLILAGTAQPSMRILAACLLITAGATLAAKDMIFSRGKEAVPAE; the protein is encoded by the coding sequence ATGAAGCTGGCGACGCTGATCGGCTTTTCGGCCATAGCGATGTGGGCGCTTCTGGCGCTTTTTACTGCCGGTTCCGGTCAGGTTCCTCCATTCCAGCTGTCAGCCATGACGTTTTCAGTCGGCGCATCCATAGGCCTCATTTCCTGGCTGTGGCGCCCGAATGCCGTCAAACATCTGCGCCAACCGCCAATCGTCTGGTTTGTTGGTGTGGTTGGCCTTTTCGGCTACCATTTTCTCTATTTTACCGCGCTCCGAAATGCGCCTGCCGTTGATGCCAGCCTGATTGCCTATCTCTGGCCGCTGCTGATTGTGATTGGATCTGCCCTGATGCCGGGCGAACGGCTCCACTGGTATCATATCGCGGGCGCGCTTCTTGGTCTTGGCGGGACCGTGCTGATCGTGAGTAAAGGTGGTGGTTTCGGCTTTGAAGCCCGTTACAGCTTTGGTTACGCAATGGCCGCACTTTGCGCTTTGACGTGGTCGAGCTATTCGCTGCTCTCTCGCCGTTTTTCGAGCGTGCCGACGGATGCTGTAACCGGCTTCTGCGTGGCGACCGCTGTTCTGTCACTGATCTGCCATCTGGCACTTGAACAGACAGTGTGGCCGGAAACCGGAATGCAATGGCTTTGCGTTCTGGCACTTGGCCTGTTGCCTGTGGGAGCGGCGTTTTATGCCTGGGATTTTGGAGTGAAGCGCGGCAATATTCAGGTGCTGGGCGCAGCAAGTTATGCCGCCCCGCTTCTCTCCACGCTTGTTCTGATCTTAGCCGGTACGGCCCAGCCATCCATGCGCATTCTCGCCGCTTGCCTGTTGATTACGGCAGGTGCGACGCTGGCTGCAAAAGACATGATTTTTTCGCGGGGCAAAGAAGCGGTACCCGCCGAGTAA
- a CDS encoding heavy metal translocating P-type ATPase, translating to MKQNRFRVEGMDCASCATKIDTAVRRVAGVEDVSVSVTTGMMTVRHDGSSDLESVAKKVRSLGYSVEPVADEKAPAKHDHDHAGCSGHDHKHDHHDHDHEEAEAKQITAGTNSFRFQVDGMDCASCAAKIDTAVRRVGGVQDVSVSVTNGTMTVNHDGSANPAEIAAKVTGLGYKASAQPAVGKKASPTAPAKPKRWWRTGKGQMMLACGGGLVVAYIVGHLYPPIALWAFTAAMLIGLIPIAKRAYSAAINGTPFSIEMLMTIAAIGAVIIGATEEAAAVVFLFLVGELLEGVAAGKARASIQSLTALVPKTAFLESNGGSTREVSAEDLNVGDVISVRPGDRMPADGEIISGESAVDEAPVTGESTPVGKVVGDSVFAGTINGDGLLRVKVTAAAQDNTIARVVRLVEEAQEAKAPTERFINRFSTYYTPGVVLVAALVAILPPLMAGGAWDEWIYKGLAILLIGCPCALVISTPAAIAASLSAGARRGLLLKGGAVLETIGKITTACFDKTGTLTEGKPQVTDVLPAGLSEEEVLRLAASLDAGSSHPLALAIVGAAEARGLKLSEVSTGKAHGGKGVSGKANGIELFLGSRRAANEISAIPDELAARITAFNDEGKTVSVLVADGRIAGAIAMRDEPRADAIAGLKTLKDAGIRTVMLTGDNRRTAEAIGKDLGIEVRAELLPEDKQRIVGELRNEGQVVAKVGDGINDAPALAAADVGIAMGGGTDVALETADAAVLHGRVGDVAAMVDLSQRTMRNIHQNITIALGLKAVFLVTTVLGITGLWPAILADTGATVLVTINALRLLRQPS from the coding sequence CTGAAACAAAACCGATTTCGTGTGGAAGGCATGGATTGCGCTTCCTGTGCGACGAAGATCGATACCGCTGTGCGCCGCGTTGCAGGTGTGGAAGATGTGTCCGTATCGGTGACGACAGGCATGATGACGGTGCGCCATGATGGCAGCAGCGATCTGGAAAGCGTTGCCAAAAAGGTGCGCAGCCTTGGTTACAGTGTTGAGCCAGTAGCGGATGAAAAAGCTCCGGCCAAGCATGACCACGATCATGCAGGTTGCAGCGGTCACGATCACAAGCATGACCATCATGATCACGACCATGAGGAAGCAGAAGCAAAGCAGATTACTGCCGGAACCAATAGTTTCCGCTTTCAGGTGGATGGTATGGATTGCGCTTCTTGTGCAGCCAAGATCGATACGGCTGTGCGTCGCGTTGGTGGCGTGCAGGATGTTTCAGTTTCTGTGACCAATGGTACCATGACCGTCAATCATGATGGCTCGGCAAACCCCGCCGAGATTGCTGCAAAGGTGACGGGACTTGGCTATAAGGCCAGCGCGCAGCCAGCCGTTGGCAAGAAGGCATCGCCAACGGCTCCCGCAAAGCCCAAACGCTGGTGGCGGACCGGCAAAGGCCAGATGATGCTTGCCTGTGGCGGCGGTCTGGTGGTTGCCTACATTGTTGGCCATCTTTACCCGCCGATTGCCCTGTGGGCCTTCACGGCTGCGATGCTGATTGGTCTTATACCGATCGCAAAACGCGCTTATTCGGCAGCCATCAACGGCACTCCGTTCTCTATTGAAATGCTGATGACGATTGCCGCAATCGGTGCTGTTATCATCGGTGCCACTGAGGAAGCGGCAGCCGTCGTCTTCCTGTTCTTGGTTGGCGAACTGCTCGAAGGTGTTGCTGCCGGCAAGGCACGCGCAAGCATTCAGTCGCTGACAGCGCTGGTGCCCAAGACCGCATTTCTCGAAAGCAATGGTGGTTCGACAAGGGAAGTTTCAGCGGAAGACCTGAATGTTGGCGATGTAATCTCTGTGCGTCCAGGTGACCGTATGCCTGCCGATGGCGAAATTATATCGGGCGAAAGTGCTGTCGATGAAGCGCCGGTGACGGGCGAAAGCACGCCAGTTGGCAAGGTAGTGGGCGATAGTGTGTTTGCAGGCACCATCAATGGTGACGGTCTGCTTCGTGTGAAGGTAACGGCTGCGGCGCAAGACAACACCATTGCACGCGTTGTGCGGCTGGTGGAAGAAGCACAGGAAGCCAAGGCACCAACCGAGCGTTTCATCAATCGCTTTTCGACCTATTACACGCCGGGCGTTGTCCTGGTTGCAGCTTTGGTTGCGATCCTGCCGCCACTGATGGCGGGGGGCGCATGGGATGAATGGATCTACAAAGGTCTCGCCATTTTGCTGATCGGTTGCCCTTGCGCGCTGGTTATTTCGACGCCTGCTGCGATTGCAGCTTCGCTTTCTGCTGGCGCACGTCGGGGGCTTCTGTTGAAGGGCGGTGCGGTTCTTGAGACAATCGGTAAGATCACTACCGCTTGCTTCGATAAGACCGGCACGCTGACTGAAGGCAAGCCGCAGGTAACGGATGTTCTTCCTGCAGGGCTTTCAGAAGAGGAAGTTCTGCGCCTTGCTGCGTCGCTTGATGCGGGCTCAAGCCATCCTCTTGCACTGGCAATTGTCGGTGCAGCAGAAGCGCGCGGTCTGAAGCTATCCGAGGTTTCGACAGGCAAAGCCCATGGCGGTAAGGGTGTGTCAGGCAAGGCCAATGGCATTGAACTGTTCCTCGGTTCGCGTAGGGCTGCCAATGAAATCTCAGCCATTCCAGATGAACTTGCGGCCCGAATTACCGCATTCAACGATGAAGGCAAGACGGTTTCGGTACTGGTCGCGGACGGCAGGATTGCAGGTGCCATCGCCATGCGCGACGAACCTCGTGCTGATGCGATAGCCGGACTTAAGACGTTGAAAGATGCAGGCATTCGCACCGTGATGCTGACTGGCGACAATCGCCGTACTGCGGAAGCCATCGGCAAGGATCTCGGCATCGAGGTGCGTGCGGAACTTCTGCCGGAAGACAAACAGCGCATCGTCGGTGAGCTTCGTAATGAAGGTCAGGTCGTTGCCAAAGTTGGTGATGGTATCAACGATGCGCCAGCGCTGGCTGCGGCTGATGTCGGCATTGCCATGGGCGGCGGCACCGATGTGGCTCTGGAGACAGCGGATGCCGCAGTGCTGCATGGTCGGGTGGGAGACGTTGCAGCCATGGTCGATCTGTCTCAGCGGACCATGCGCAATATCCATCAGAACATCACAATTGCCCTTGGGCTGAAGGCTGTGTTTCTTGTAACGACCGTGCTGGGGATTACCGGCCTCTGGCCAGCCATTCTGGCCGATACGGGCGCGACCGTTCTGGTAACGATCAATGCGCTGCGTTTGTTAAGACAGCCAAGCTGA
- a CDS encoding MerR family transcriptional regulator, which yields MTNVPIGEASKASGVKVPTIRYYEQIGLLPVPPRTEGNRRLYDNSDVQRLLFIRHARDLGFEVDAIRTLLDLQDNPDQSCAAADSIARARLIDVEHRIAKLMSLKTELLRMLDCTAHGRIDQCRVIEILGNHEECLHPRH from the coding sequence ATTACCAATGTTCCGATTGGCGAGGCATCAAAAGCCAGTGGCGTAAAAGTGCCAACAATCCGTTATTACGAGCAAATCGGGCTTCTTCCGGTTCCGCCACGCACGGAAGGCAATCGCCGTCTTTACGACAACAGCGATGTCCAGCGGCTTCTGTTTATCCGTCACGCCCGCGATCTGGGCTTTGAAGTGGACGCGATCCGCACGCTTCTCGACCTTCAGGACAATCCCGACCAGTCTTGCGCAGCGGCTGATTCTATTGCGCGTGCGCGGCTGATTGATGTCGAGCACCGTATTGCAAAACTGATGTCTTTGAAGACGGAATTGTTACGCATGCTCGATTGCACAGCACATGGCCGCATCGATCAGTGCCGGGTTATCGAAATTCTCGGCAATCACGAGGAATGCCTGCATCCCAGACACTAG
- a CDS encoding queuosine precursor transporter, whose protein sequence is MPITGPSFARLWPAVIAMCAAVAASNILVQYPFQHFGLGELLTYGAFTYPVAFLVNDLTNRRFGPSAARKVVYAGFVLGVLMSIWLATPRIAIASGSAFLVAQLMDITVFNRLRRQTWWKAPFAAAMFGSVVDTILFFSIAFAASFAWIDAITGMPDSSLAEPAAFLGLGMPLWASLATGDFFVKVVMGTLMLVPYGAILAIFAPTLYAPDRMNTNKR, encoded by the coding sequence ATGCCTATTACAGGTCCTTCTTTTGCCCGGCTCTGGCCGGCCGTGATAGCGATGTGTGCGGCAGTTGCGGCCTCCAACATCCTTGTCCAATATCCTTTTCAGCATTTTGGCCTTGGTGAACTGCTCACCTATGGTGCCTTCACCTATCCGGTGGCATTTCTCGTCAACGATCTGACGAACCGCCGCTTTGGCCCTTCGGCTGCGCGCAAGGTTGTCTATGCCGGTTTTGTGCTCGGCGTACTGATGTCGATCTGGCTGGCAACGCCGCGTATCGCCATCGCCTCCGGCTCTGCATTTCTGGTCGCACAATTGATGGACATCACGGTCTTCAACCGTCTGCGTCGCCAGACATGGTGGAAGGCGCCATTTGCAGCCGCCATGTTCGGATCGGTCGTCGATACGATTCTGTTCTTCTCCATTGCCTTTGCTGCAAGCTTCGCGTGGATTGATGCGATCACCGGCATGCCCGATTCATCTCTCGCCGAACCTGCCGCCTTCCTCGGTCTTGGAATGCCGCTGTGGGCTTCGCTGGCAACGGGCGACTTCTTCGTGAAAGTTGTCATGGGAACGCTGATGCTGGTGCCCTATGGAGCCATTCTGGCCATTTTCGCACCAACCCTTTATGCGCCCGACCGGATGAACACGAACAAGCGTTGA
- the rpmB gene encoding 50S ribosomal protein L28 → MSRACELTGTSVQYGNNVSHANNRTRRRFLPNLCNVTLMSEVLGQSYRLRVSASALRSVEHRGGLDAFLVKSDDKELSQRARLLKRQIAKKQAEVAA, encoded by the coding sequence ATGTCCCGCGCTTGTGAATTGACCGGCACCTCGGTCCAGTACGGCAACAATGTGAGCCACGCAAACAACAGAACGCGTCGCCGCTTCCTGCCAAACCTCTGCAACGTTACGCTTATGTCCGAAGTGCTCGGCCAGAGCTACCGTCTCCGCGTTTCCGCTTCTGCTCTGCGTTCGGTTGAGCATCGCGGTGGCCTCGACGCTTTCCTCGTCAAGTCTGACGACAAGGAACTCTCGCAGCGCGCCCGCCTGCTGAAGCGTCAGATCGCGAAGAAGCAGGCTGAAGTTGCTGCATAA
- the mtaB gene encoding tRNA (N(6)-L-threonylcarbamoyladenosine(37)-C(2))-methylthiotransferase MtaB: MSVEVVTFGCRLNTYESEVMKREADAAGLGELKDGAIIFNTCAVTSEAVRQARQAIRKARRDNPEARIIVTGCAAQTESAKFEAMDEVDLILGNEEKLKSNSYRMLPDFGVNQFEKVRVNDIMEVRETASHMVDAIEGRARAFVQVQNGCDHRCTFCIIPYGRGNSRSVPMGGVIDQVKRLVDNGYAEVVLTGVDMTSYGPDLPGSLRLGKLVKTVLTQVPGLQRLRLSSIDSIEADDDLMDAIANEKRLMPHLHLSLQAGDDMILKRMKRRHLRDDSIRFCEDVRALRPDIVFGADIIAGFPTETEEMFANSMKIVEECGLTHLHVFPYSAREGTPAARMPQVRREIVKERAARLRAVGDRAYEKHLTSLNGTHQRLLIEKEGIARTEGFTLAVIDQGKPGEIIDRIVTGHDGEKLLTRQAEPQAA, translated from the coding sequence ATGAGCGTGGAAGTCGTAACCTTTGGATGTCGTCTCAACACCTATGAATCCGAGGTGATGAAGCGAGAAGCAGATGCCGCTGGTCTGGGCGAGCTGAAAGACGGCGCGATCATTTTCAACACCTGCGCGGTGACATCGGAAGCCGTGCGTCAGGCGCGCCAGGCAATCCGCAAGGCGCGTCGAGACAACCCGGAAGCGCGCATTATTGTCACCGGTTGTGCTGCGCAGACTGAATCGGCCAAATTCGAAGCGATGGATGAAGTCGACCTCATTCTGGGCAACGAGGAAAAGCTCAAGTCCAATTCCTACCGCATGCTGCCTGATTTCGGCGTGAACCAGTTCGAGAAGGTTCGCGTCAATGACATCATGGAAGTGCGCGAAACTGCAAGCCACATGGTTGATGCCATCGAAGGCCGTGCGCGCGCTTTCGTGCAGGTACAGAACGGCTGCGATCACCGCTGCACCTTCTGCATTATTCCTTATGGTCGTGGCAATTCGCGTTCCGTGCCGATGGGCGGTGTCATCGATCAGGTCAAACGCCTCGTCGATAACGGTTATGCCGAAGTGGTTTTGACCGGTGTGGACATGACCTCTTACGGTCCTGATCTGCCGGGAAGCCTTCGTCTCGGCAAACTGGTGAAGACGGTTCTGACGCAGGTGCCAGGTTTGCAGCGTCTGCGTCTTTCATCCATTGATTCCATCGAAGCTGATGATGATCTTATGGACGCCATCGCCAATGAAAAACGCCTGATGCCGCATCTGCATCTGTCGCTTCAGGCAGGCGACGACATGATCCTCAAGCGCATGAAGCGCCGCCATTTGCGTGATGACTCCATTCGCTTCTGTGAGGATGTACGCGCGTTGCGTCCCGATATCGTGTTCGGTGCCGACATTATCGCCGGTTTTCCGACAGAGACTGAAGAAATGTTCGCAAACTCGATGAAGATCGTCGAGGAATGCGGGCTCACGCATCTGCACGTCTTTCCCTATAGCGCCCGCGAAGGCACACCAGCCGCGCGCATGCCACAGGTTCGGCGTGAAATCGTCAAGGAACGTGCAGCACGGCTGCGTGCCGTTGGCGACCGCGCCTATGAAAAGCATCTCACTTCTCTCAACGGCACTCACCAGCGCCTGCTGATCGAGAAGGAAGGCATTGCGCGAACGGAAGGCTTTACGCTCGCCGTGATCGATCAGGGCAAGCCCGGCGAAATCATCGATAGAATTGTGACGGGTCATGACGGAGAAAAACTTCTTACCCGTCAGGCAGAGCCGCAAGCGGCTTAA
- the dapF gene encoding diaminopimelate epimerase — MSKAVFSKMNGLGNKIIVADMRGRSDRIAPTAAIRLAGDEATSFDQIMAIHDPKTPGTDHYIEIINCDGTQAQACGNGTRCVVQWLSNESGKQDYIFQTLAGILTANEHEDGLITVDMGKPHFGWKEIPLAHEVADTRAINLSAGPVDAPVLQSPSIASMGNPHAIFWVENDVWSYALDQHGPGLEHDPIFPERANISIAQVTSRESINLRTWERGAGLTLACGSAACAAAVSGARTGRTERSVTVNVPGGPLKIEWREDDHVMMTGPAEWEFDGTFDPATGEWEYAPNQDRGAA, encoded by the coding sequence ATGAGCAAGGCAGTCTTCTCCAAAATGAACGGACTGGGCAACAAGATCATTGTTGCCGATATGCGCGGACGTAGCGATCGTATCGCTCCGACTGCTGCCATCCGTTTGGCCGGAGATGAGGCAACCTCATTTGATCAGATCATGGCCATCCATGACCCCAAGACGCCTGGCACCGATCATTATATCGAGATCATCAATTGCGATGGCACACAGGCGCAGGCTTGCGGCAATGGCACTCGCTGCGTGGTGCAATGGCTTTCTAACGAAAGCGGAAAACAGGATTACATTTTCCAGACACTGGCTGGCATCCTGACCGCCAATGAGCACGAAGACGGGCTGATTACGGTCGATATGGGCAAGCCGCATTTCGGCTGGAAGGAAATCCCCCTCGCCCATGAAGTTGCCGACACGCGGGCCATCAACCTTTCTGCAGGCCCTGTGGACGCACCCGTCCTGCAATCACCTTCGATTGCCTCCATGGGCAATCCGCATGCAATTTTCTGGGTCGAAAACGACGTCTGGTCCTATGCGCTCGATCAACATGGACCGGGGTTGGAGCACGATCCGATCTTTCCGGAACGCGCCAATATTTCCATCGCTCAAGTGACATCACGTGAAAGCATCAATCTGCGCACATGGGAACGCGGTGCGGGTCTCACCCTTGCCTGCGGTTCAGCCGCTTGTGCTGCCGCCGTTTCAGGCGCACGAACCGGACGCACAGAGCGCAGCGTCACAGTGAACGTCCCCGGCGGTCCGCTTAAAATCGAATGGCGCGAGGATGATCACGTCATGATGACCGGCCCTGCCGAATGGGAGTTCGACGGCACATTTGATCCTGCAACCGGCGAATGGGAGTACGCCCCCAATCAAGACCGGGGAGCTGCCTGA
- a CDS encoding septation protein A, translated as MQHPVFERDPSEKTEAERKEVPPLLKLALELGPLLVFFFANARGESLIERFPLLGQIGEPIFLATALFMVATVIALAVSWSMTRTLPMMPLISGIVVLVFGALTLWLHNDTFIKMKPTIVNTLFGAILLGGLLFGKSLLGYVFDSAFKLDAEGWRKLTFRWGLFFVFLAIVNELVWRNFSTDAWVSFKVWGIMPITIVFTLSQMPLIQKHTLPEANKQG; from the coding sequence ATGCAGCATCCCGTTTTCGAACGCGACCCGTCGGAAAAGACAGAAGCCGAACGCAAGGAAGTTCCGCCGCTGCTCAAGCTTGCATTGGAACTTGGACCTCTTCTGGTGTTCTTTTTCGCCAATGCACGCGGCGAAAGCCTGATTGAGCGCTTTCCCTTGCTCGGTCAGATCGGTGAACCGATCTTTCTCGCAACCGCACTTTTCATGGTGGCAACTGTCATAGCACTTGCTGTGTCATGGTCGATGACGCGCACATTGCCGATGATGCCGCTCATTTCAGGCATCGTGGTTCTGGTGTTTGGTGCGCTGACACTCTGGCTGCACAACGATACCTTCATCAAGATGAAGCCGACCATCGTCAACACGCTGTTTGGCGCGATCCTCCTGGGTGGGCTTTTGTTTGGCAAATCCCTGCTCGGTTATGTGTTTGATTCTGCTTTCAAGCTGGACGCCGAGGGCTGGCGCAAACTCACCTTCCGCTGGGGGCTGTTCTTTGTTTTCCTCGCGATTGTGAATGAGCTTGTCTGGCGGAATTTTTCAACCGATGCCTGGGTTTCCTTCAAGGTCTGGGGCATCATGCCGATCACCATTGTCTTCACGCTTTCACAAATGCCGCTTATCCAGAAGCACACTTTGCCTGAGGCGAATAAGCAAGGTTAG
- the ftsY gene encoding signal recognition particle-docking protein FtsY — MAMGFIKKMFSFGKKEVEEKPVEQSAPDTAEATVETAVEAQLPEAVEAPKETEITVAEVVVSEPDTPLVVAEPEPAEEPAAQTVEEEKAEPEHPVAEIEIPIEQPPVMEPPVMEFGAIEPVVVEVPAIEPVVEPEPEPVVELKQPEIADVPEFIETPIVEEVVEPAPQPEPVKPKKVKVAKAVEEHQDETPVEAAPEPKLSWFERLRRGLLRSSNSLSDSIGSIFTKRKLDEDTLQDLEDVLIQADLGLETAMRVTDALSSGRYGKDVTGEEVRNIMGAEIEKVLGPVAKPLELDLSHKPHVILVVGVNGTGKTTTIGKLAAKLTAGGLKVMLAAGDTFRAAAIEQLHIWGERTGSPVVSSKLGADAAGLAYDAWKQAKDAGSDVLIIDTAGRLQNKAELMEELAKIVRVLGKHDPEAPHTVLQTLDATTGQNALNQVEIFKNIAGVNGLVMTKLDGTARGGILVAISAKHKLPIYFIGVGEGVDDLEPFAAKDFARAIAGVA; from the coding sequence ATGGCAATGGGCTTCATCAAGAAAATGTTCTCCTTCGGCAAGAAGGAGGTCGAAGAAAAGCCGGTCGAACAATCGGCCCCCGATACTGCTGAAGCTACTGTTGAAACTGCAGTGGAAGCACAGCTTCCTGAAGCCGTCGAAGCACCCAAAGAAACGGAAATCACTGTCGCTGAAGTGGTGGTCTCCGAACCGGATACGCCTTTGGTCGTAGCCGAGCCCGAGCCGGCTGAAGAACCTGCGGCTCAAACGGTGGAAGAAGAAAAGGCTGAGCCGGAACATCCGGTTGCCGAGATCGAAATTCCTATCGAACAGCCGCCTGTCATGGAGCCTCCAGTGATGGAGTTTGGGGCAATCGAACCCGTCGTCGTTGAAGTGCCAGCGATCGAGCCGGTTGTTGAACCTGAGCCAGAACCTGTCGTTGAGCTGAAACAGCCCGAAATCGCAGACGTTCCGGAATTTATCGAGACGCCGATTGTCGAGGAAGTGGTCGAACCTGCACCTCAACCTGAGCCGGTGAAACCTAAAAAGGTCAAGGTTGCAAAGGCTGTTGAAGAACATCAGGACGAAACGCCGGTCGAAGCTGCTCCAGAGCCAAAGCTGTCGTGGTTTGAGCGTCTGCGTCGCGGATTGTTGCGTTCATCGAATTCGCTGAGCGATTCCATCGGTAGCATTTTCACCAAGCGCAAACTTGATGAAGACACGTTGCAGGACCTAGAAGACGTTCTCATTCAGGCCGATCTCGGACTTGAAACAGCAATGCGCGTGACGGACGCCCTTTCATCGGGTCGTTACGGCAAGGATGTGACCGGCGAAGAAGTCCGCAACATCATGGGTGCGGAAATCGAGAAGGTGCTGGGCCCTGTTGCCAAACCGCTGGAACTTGATCTTTCGCACAAGCCGCATGTCATTCTGGTTGTCGGCGTTAACGGCACCGGCAAGACCACGACCATTGGCAAGCTGGCGGCAAAACTTACCGCAGGTGGCCTCAAGGTCATGCTGGCAGCAGGCGACACATTCCGCGCCGCTGCAATTGAACAGCTCCACATCTGGGGTGAACGCACCGGCTCGCCGGTTGTCTCAAGCAAACTCGGTGCCGATGCGGCGGGTCTCGCCTATGATGCCTGGAAACAGGCAAAAGATGCGGGCAGCGACGTGCTCATCATCGACACTGCTGGCCGCTTGCAGAACAAGGCCGAGCTGATGGAAGAACTTGCCAAGATCGTCCGCGTTTTAGGCAAGCACGATCCAGAGGCACCGCACACTGTTTTGCAGACGCTTGATGCCACTACTGGGCAAAACGCGCTCAATCAGGTCGAGATTTTCAAGAACATCGCTGGCGTCAATGGTCTCGTCATGACCAAACTCGACGGCACGGCACGTGGCGGCATTCTGGTGGCAATCTCAGCCAAACATAAGCTACCGATCTACTTCATCGGTGTCGGCGAAGGTGTCGACGATCTTGAACCATTTGCGGCCAAGGATTTTGCCCGCGCCATCGCAGGAGTTGCCTGA